One Keratinibaculum paraultunense genomic window carries:
- the acpP gene encoding acyl carrier protein — MNVFEKVREIIADHLEIEEVETIKPETSLINDLEADSLDAVEVMMDIEDEFEIEIPDEDAEKFKNIKDIVTYVESKIA; from the coding sequence ATGAATGTATTTGAAAAAGTTAGAGAGATTATTGCTGATCATTTGGAGATAGAAGAAGTAGAAACTATAAAACCAGAAACGTCTCTAATAAATGATTTGGAAGCAGACTCTTTAGATGCAGTAGAAGTTATGATGGATATTGAAGATGAATTTGAAATAGAGATTCCAGATGAAGATGCTGAAAAGTTTAAAAATATAAAAGATATAGTAACATATGTAGAATCTAAAATTGCTTAA
- the fabF gene encoding beta-ketoacyl-ACP synthase II yields the protein MRRVVVTGLGPVTSIGIGKEEYWNSLIEGRSGISHITKFDTEGYTTTIGSEVKEFNPEKYMDKKEAKRMDRFAQFAIAGTQLALEDSGLDLDNIDKRRVGVVLGSGVGGIETLEIEHTKLMERGAKRVSPFFIPMMISNMGPGQITMLYGFKGPSFTITTACASGNHAIGESFRMIQRGSADIVVTGGSEAAVSPISVAGFCSMKALSKRNEEPEKASRPFDKDRDGFVIGEGAGILILEELEHALNRNAHIYGEIIGYGATSDAYHVTAPDPEAEGATMAMKLAMEDAGIDYKLVDYINAHGTSTYYNDKLETLAIKKAFKDYAYKLKISSTKSMTGHLLGAAGGIEAIATVLAMEKGIIPPTINLETPDPECDLDYTPNKACAMDINYALSNSLGFGGHNCTILFKKYKNE from the coding sequence ATGAGAAGAGTAGTTGTAACGGGGCTAGGACCTGTAACTTCTATAGGAATAGGTAAAGAAGAATACTGGAATTCTCTTATTGAAGGAAGATCAGGTATATCACATATAACTAAATTTGATACAGAAGGATATACTACAACAATTGGTTCTGAAGTTAAAGAATTTAATCCAGAAAAATATATGGATAAAAAAGAAGCAAAACGAATGGACAGATTTGCTCAATTTGCGATAGCAGGAACCCAATTAGCATTAGAGGATAGTGGATTGGATTTAGATAATATTGATAAAAGAAGAGTAGGAGTAGTACTAGGTTCTGGAGTAGGAGGCATAGAAACCTTAGAAATAGAACACACTAAATTGATGGAAAGAGGAGCTAAAAGAGTAAGTCCATTTTTTATTCCTATGATGATATCTAATATGGGTCCAGGACAGATAACAATGTTGTATGGGTTTAAAGGACCAAGTTTTACTATCACTACTGCTTGTGCTTCAGGTAATCATGCTATAGGGGAATCTTTTAGAATGATTCAAAGAGGCAGTGCAGATATAGTAGTTACAGGAGGTAGTGAAGCAGCAGTAAGTCCTATTTCTGTAGCAGGATTTTGTTCCATGAAAGCACTTTCTAAAAGGAATGAAGAGCCAGAAAAAGCTAGTCGTCCCTTTGACAAGGATAGAGATGGCTTTGTTATAGGAGAAGGGGCAGGTATACTTATATTAGAGGAATTGGAACATGCTTTAAATAGGAATGCCCATATATATGGAGAAATAATTGGATATGGTGCTACATCTGATGCTTATCATGTAACTGCACCAGATCCAGAAGCAGAAGGGGCAACTATGGCTATGAAATTAGCCATGGAGGATGCAGGTATAGACTACAAGTTAGTAGATTATATAAATGCTCATGGAACCAGCACTTATTATAATGATAAATTAGAAACTTTAGCTATTAAAAAGGCATTTAAAGATTATGCCTATAAGCTCAAGATTAGTTCCACCAAATCTATGACAGGTCATTTGTTGGGGGCAGCAGGAGGAATAGAAGCCATAGCTACGGTATTAGCTATGGAAAAAGGAATAATACCTCCTACAATTAATCTAGAAACTCCTGATCCAGAGTGTGACTTAGATTATACACCAAATAAAGCCTGTGCTATGGATATAAATTATGCTTTATCCAATTCCTTAGGCTTTGGTGGACATAATTGTACTATTTTATTTAAAAAATACAAAAATGAATAA
- a CDS encoding DUF3798 domain-containing protein has translation MKKRVLVFLLMAVLSLSLVGCGGEKTTGGEGKEDLDFKIGIATGTVSQGEEEFRAAENAIAKYGKDAIEHVTYPDKFSEEQETTIAQITSLAADPKVKAIIVCQGVPGAAAAIDKIKEDRDDILFIVGLPHEDPETISARADIVLETDQLKRGETIVNLAHEMGAKTFIHYSFPRHMSQELLARRRDKMKETCEALGIDLVEVDAPDPTGDAGISGAQQFMIEDVPRQVEKYGKDTAFFSTNCAMQEPLIKAVLDTGAIYPEQCCPSPYHAYPGALGIEIPEDKAGDVDYMLEQIREKIKEAGASGRFATWQASANMTMIEAAVEYAVDYGKGEVEKFDKDHMIKILKEVTGDDDLIVNELEGNPNFLMFIVSSEIF, from the coding sequence GTGAAAAAAAGAGTTTTAGTATTTTTATTGATGGCAGTATTGTCACTAAGTTTAGTAGGATGTGGAGGTGAAAAAACAACAGGGGGAGAAGGTAAGGAGGATTTAGATTTTAAAATAGGAATAGCCACAGGAACCGTATCGCAAGGCGAAGAGGAGTTTCGTGCTGCTGAGAATGCTATAGCAAAATACGGTAAAGACGCTATTGAACATGTTACTTATCCTGATAAATTTAGTGAGGAACAAGAAACTACTATAGCTCAAATTACAAGTTTAGCAGCTGATCCAAAAGTAAAGGCAATAATTGTATGTCAAGGAGTACCTGGTGCTGCAGCTGCTATAGACAAGATAAAAGAAGATAGAGATGACATATTATTTATAGTAGGATTGCCTCATGAAGATCCAGAAACTATTTCTGCTCGTGCTGATATTGTACTGGAGACGGATCAATTAAAACGAGGGGAAACAATAGTAAATTTAGCACATGAAATGGGAGCAAAAACTTTTATACACTATTCTTTCCCAAGACATATGTCACAAGAACTATTGGCTCGAAGACGTGATAAAATGAAAGAGACATGTGAAGCATTAGGCATAGATTTGGTGGAGGTAGATGCACCAGATCCAACAGGAGATGCTGGTATTTCTGGAGCACAACAGTTTATGATTGAAGATGTTCCAAGACAAGTTGAGAAATATGGGAAAGATACAGCATTTTTTAGTACTAATTGTGCTATGCAAGAACCATTAATAAAAGCAGTTCTAGATACAGGCGCTATATATCCTGAACAGTGTTGCCCAAGTCCATATCATGCTTATCCAGGAGCTTTAGGAATAGAAATTCCTGAGGATAAAGCTGGGGATGTTGATTATATGCTAGAACAAATTAGAGAAAAAATCAAAGAAGCTGGAGCTAGTGGAAGATTTGCTACTTGGCAAGCATCAGCTAATATGACAATGATAGAAGCAGCTGTTGAATATGCTGTAGATTATGGCAAAGGAGAAGTAGAAAAATTTGATAAAGATCATATGATAAAAATTTTAAAAGAAGTGACTGGTGACGACGATTTAATAGTTAATGAATTAGAAGGGAATCCTAATTTCCTAATGTTTATAGTAAGTTCAGAAATATTTTAA